A single Thiohalobacter thiocyanaticus DNA region contains:
- the radA gene encoding DNA repair protein RadA has protein sequence MSKGKTAYSCSACGAQSPKWAGQCPECGEWNTLVEVVAMAAAPAAPRFAGYAGAAETRVRDLADVQPESAERIPTGSEELDRVLGGGLVGGSVVLLGGDPGIGKSTLLLQTLTDLGTRLPALYVTGEESPEQVALRARRLGLASEHTRLLAETAVERIIEIARREQPRVLVIDSIQTLYTAVLQSAPGSVAQVRESAAQLVRYAKASGTALFLVGHVTKEGTLAGPRVLEHMVDTVLYFEGDAGGRYRVVRAMKNRFGAVNEIGVFAMTEKGLKAVSNPSAIFLSRHDEPVPGSVVMVTREGTRPLLVEVQALVADSHLSNPRRVTLGLEQNRLSMLLAVLHRHGGIAVADQDVFVNVVGGVRVSETAADLAVLVAALSSFRDRPLPADWIVFGEVGLAGEIRPVPNGAERLREAAKHGFRKALVPAANLKQVKVEGLETVPLKRLADLFDQI, from the coding sequence GTGTCGAAAGGCAAGACCGCCTACAGTTGCAGCGCCTGCGGGGCGCAATCGCCCAAGTGGGCCGGCCAGTGCCCCGAGTGCGGCGAGTGGAACACCCTGGTGGAGGTCGTCGCCATGGCGGCCGCTCCGGCCGCCCCGCGCTTCGCCGGCTATGCCGGGGCGGCCGAGACCCGGGTGCGCGACCTGGCCGATGTCCAGCCAGAGTCGGCCGAGCGCATCCCCACCGGCAGCGAGGAACTCGACCGGGTGCTCGGCGGCGGACTGGTGGGGGGCTCGGTGGTGCTGCTGGGCGGCGACCCCGGCATTGGCAAATCGACCCTGCTGCTGCAGACCCTGACCGATCTGGGCACACGCCTGCCCGCGCTCTATGTCACCGGCGAGGAGTCGCCCGAGCAGGTCGCCCTGCGCGCGCGCCGCCTGGGCCTGGCCAGCGAGCACACCCGGCTGCTGGCCGAGACCGCGGTGGAGCGCATCATCGAGATCGCCCGGCGCGAGCAGCCCCGGGTGCTGGTCATCGATTCCATCCAGACCCTCTACACCGCGGTGCTGCAGTCCGCGCCCGGGTCGGTGGCGCAGGTGCGCGAGAGCGCGGCCCAGCTGGTGCGCTACGCCAAGGCCAGCGGCACCGCCCTGTTCCTGGTCGGGCATGTGACCAAGGAGGGCACCCTGGCCGGTCCGCGGGTGCTGGAGCACATGGTCGACACCGTGCTCTATTTCGAGGGCGATGCCGGCGGGCGTTACCGGGTGGTGCGGGCGATGAAGAACCGCTTCGGCGCGGTCAACGAGATCGGCGTCTTCGCCATGACCGAGAAGGGACTGAAGGCGGTGAGCAATCCCTCCGCGATCTTTCTGTCGCGTCACGACGAGCCGGTGCCGGGCAGCGTGGTGATGGTCACCCGCGAGGGTACCCGACCGCTGCTGGTGGAGGTGCAGGCGCTGGTGGCCGACAGCCACCTGTCCAACCCGCGCCGGGTCACCCTGGGCCTGGAGCAGAACCGGCTGTCTATGCTGTTGGCCGTGCTGCACCGCCACGGCGGCATCGCGGTGGCCGATCAGGACGTGTTCGTGAACGTGGTCGGCGGGGTGCGGGTCAGCGAGACAGCAGCCGACCTGGCGGTGCTGGTTGCCGCCCTGTCGAGCTTCCGCGACCGGCCGCTGCCGGCGGACTGGATCGTGTTCGGCGAGGTCGGCCTGGCCGGCGAGATCCGCCCGGTGCCGAATGGCGCGGAGCGGCTGCGCGAGGCGGCCAAGCACGGCTTCAGAAAGGCGCTGGTGCCGGCGGCCAACCTCAAGCAGGTGAAGGTGGAAGGCCTGGAGACGGTACCGCTGAAGCGGCTGGCGGATCTGTTCGATCAGATCTGA
- a CDS encoding cytochrome C assembly family protein, with translation MHTHLIGILAILLYLASSSLLVARMVRGLEPGAGGRNSVIGLGFAGVVLHAVVLWPALVTASGLNLGFFNAASLIALLSAALLLLASLYRPLENLGVLLLPVAALTIALMFAYSTEHIILDQSSWQLDLHVLISVIAYSVLGLAALQALLLAVQEHQLRHHRLGGILQVLPPLRGMELILMQLIGVGFALLTLALVTGVLFLEDIFAQHLVHKTVLSIIAWAVFGVLLWGHWRFGWRGRTAIRWTLGGFIFLMLSYFGTKLVLEILLRA, from the coding sequence ATGCATACGCACCTCATCGGCATCCTGGCCATACTTCTTTACCTCGCCTCCAGCAGCCTGCTGGTCGCGCGCATGGTGCGCGGCCTGGAGCCGGGTGCCGGCGGTCGTAACAGTGTGATCGGACTAGGATTTGCCGGCGTGGTGCTGCATGCTGTGGTGCTCTGGCCGGCCCTGGTCACGGCCTCGGGGCTGAACCTGGGCTTCTTCAATGCCGCCTCCCTGATCGCCCTGCTCAGCGCCGCCCTGCTGCTGCTGGCCTCGCTGTACCGGCCGCTGGAAAATCTCGGCGTGCTGCTGCTGCCGGTGGCGGCGCTCACCATCGCCCTGATGTTCGCCTACTCGACCGAGCACATCATTCTCGACCAGTCCAGCTGGCAGCTGGACCTGCACGTGCTGATCTCGGTCATCGCCTACAGCGTGCTGGGCCTGGCCGCGCTGCAGGCGCTGCTGCTGGCGGTACAGGAACACCAGCTGCGCCATCACCGGCTGGGCGGCATCCTGCAGGTGCTGCCACCGCTGCGCGGCATGGAACTGATCCTGATGCAGCTGATCGGGGTGGGCTTCGCCCTGCTCACCCTGGCACTGGTCACCGGGGTCCTGTTCCTGGAGGACATCTTCGCCCAGCATCTGGTGCACAAGACCGTGCTGTCGATCATCGCCTGGGCCGTGTTCGGGGTACTGTTGTGGGGGCACTGGCGTTTCGGCTGGCGCGGCCGCACCGCGATTCGCTGGACCCTGGGCGGTTTCATCTTCCTCATGCTGTCCTATTTCGGCACCAAGCTGGTGCTGGAGATCCTTCTCCGGGCCTGA
- the ffh gene encoding signal recognition particle protein — translation MFENLSDRLGQTLKRLRGQGRLTEDNIKDTLREVRMALLEADVALPVVKALIDRVRERAVGQEVLKSLTPGQALVKVVHQELVATMGEANEGLNLNVQPPAVILMAGLQGSGKTTSTGKLARWLSEKQKKSVLVVSCDIYRPAAIKQLETVAGEVGAQFFPSSTDQDPVDIATGAIDQARRQFIDVVIIDTAGRLHIDADMMEEIRRLHEAVNPVETLFVVDSMTGQDAANTARAFHDALPLTGVVLTKTDGDARGGAALSIRHITGKPIKFLGVGEKTTALEPFHPERVASRILGMGDVLSLVEEAEQKVDREKVEQLATKLKKGKGFDLADFRDQLQQMMSMGGLAGLMDKLPMGDLPKGVQGHMDDRELVRMVAIINSMTPQERRRPDAIKGSRKRRIANGSGTQVQDVNKLLKQFTQMQKMMKKMSKGGMAKMLRGMKGKLPQGLPF, via the coding sequence ATGTTTGAAAATCTCTCCGATCGTCTCGGCCAGACCCTGAAACGGCTGCGTGGCCAGGGCCGCCTGACCGAGGACAACATCAAGGACACCCTGCGCGAGGTGCGCATGGCCCTGCTGGAGGCCGACGTGGCCCTGCCCGTGGTCAAGGCCTTGATTGACCGGGTGCGCGAGCGCGCCGTCGGTCAGGAAGTGCTCAAGAGCCTCACGCCCGGCCAGGCCCTGGTCAAGGTGGTGCATCAGGAACTGGTCGCCACCATGGGTGAGGCCAACGAAGGCCTGAACCTCAATGTGCAGCCGCCGGCCGTGATCCTGATGGCCGGACTGCAGGGCTCGGGCAAGACCACCAGCACCGGCAAGCTGGCGCGCTGGTTGAGCGAGAAGCAGAAGAAATCCGTACTGGTGGTGAGTTGCGACATCTATCGTCCGGCGGCCATCAAGCAGCTGGAGACCGTTGCCGGCGAGGTCGGTGCGCAGTTCTTCCCCAGCAGTACCGACCAGGACCCGGTGGATATCGCCACCGGCGCCATCGATCAGGCCCGCAGGCAGTTCATCGACGTGGTCATCATCGATACCGCCGGCCGGCTGCACATCGACGCCGACATGATGGAGGAGATCCGGCGCCTGCATGAGGCGGTCAACCCGGTCGAGACCCTGTTCGTGGTCGACAGCATGACCGGCCAGGACGCGGCCAACACCGCCAGGGCCTTCCATGATGCCCTGCCGCTGACCGGCGTCGTGCTCACCAAGACCGACGGCGATGCCCGCGGCGGTGCGGCGCTGTCCATCCGCCACATCACCGGCAAGCCGATCAAGTTCCTGGGCGTGGGCGAGAAGACCACCGCGCTCGAACCCTTTCACCCCGAGCGGGTGGCCTCGCGCATCCTGGGCATGGGTGACGTGCTCAGCCTGGTGGAAGAGGCCGAGCAGAAGGTCGACCGCGAGAAGGTCGAGCAGCTTGCCACCAAGCTCAAGAAGGGCAAGGGCTTCGATCTGGCGGACTTCCGCGACCAGCTGCAGCAGATGATGAGCATGGGCGGTCTGGCCGGGCTGATGGACAAACTGCCCATGGGGGATCTGCCCAAGGGGGTGCAGGGGCATATGGACGACCGCGAACTGGTGCGCATGGTGGCCATCATCAATTCCATGACCCCGCAGGAGCGCCGGCGCCCGGACGCCATCAAGGGCTCGCGCAAGCGCCGCATCGCCAACGGCTCCGGCACCCAGGTGCAGGACGTGAACAAGCTGCTCAAGCAGTTCACCCAGATGCAGAAGATGATGAAGAAGATGTCCAAGGGCGGCATGGCGAAGATGCTGCGGGGCATGAAGGGCAAGCTGCCGCAGGGATTGCCGTTTTAG
- a CDS encoding methylated-DNA--[protein]-cysteine S-methyltransferase has product MKATPLPDAIEYAAVHASPVGWLGIRLDGHDRLRGLELLEQPPRRQPVASAAAPVLAALEAYFAAPASALNLPELAPLTTAFQQRLRQALLAIPAGTVLTYAELAARLGSAPRAVGQACRRNPIPVLVPCHRVVARTGIGGYAGATSGPRLAMKQWLLAHEGYPGA; this is encoded by the coding sequence GTGAAGGCAACTCCCCTCCCTGATGCAATCGAGTATGCGGCCGTCCATGCCTCGCCCGTCGGCTGGCTCGGCATCCGGCTCGACGGCCATGACCGGCTGCGCGGGCTCGAGCTCCTGGAGCAGCCGCCACGACGCCAACCGGTCGCGTCCGCTGCAGCGCCTGTCCTGGCCGCCCTGGAGGCCTATTTCGCCGCTCCCGCCAGCGCGCTGAACCTGCCGGAACTGGCCCCGTTGACTACGGCCTTCCAGCAGCGGCTGCGACAGGCCCTGCTCGCGATCCCGGCCGGCACGGTGCTGACCTACGCCGAACTGGCCGCGCGCCTGGGCAGCGCTCCACGCGCGGTCGGTCAGGCCTGTCGCCGCAATCCCATCCCGGTCCTGGTGCCCTGTCACCGGGTGGTGGCCCGCACCGGCATCGGCGGTTATGCCGGTGCCACGTCCGGCCCGCGGCTGGCCATGAAGCAGTGGCTGCTCGCCCACGAGGGATATCCCGGGGCTTGA
- the rpsP gene encoding 30S ribosomal protein S16, whose amino-acid sequence MVTIRLARGGAKKRPFYHIVVTDNRNRRDGRYIERVGFFNPIASGQDVKLQMDQERIGYWLSKGAKASERVAKLIEQDRASAA is encoded by the coding sequence ATGGTCACGATACGACTGGCGCGCGGCGGCGCCAAAAAGCGTCCCTTCTACCACATCGTGGTGACGGACAACCGCAATCGCCGTGACGGTCGCTACATCGAGCGGGTGGGCTTCTTCAACCCGATCGCCAGCGGTCAGGATGTCAAGCTGCAGATGGACCAGGAGCGTATCGGCTACTGGCTGTCCAAGGGCGCCAAGGCCTCCGAGCGCGTGGCCAAACTGATCGAGCAGGACCGCGCCAGCGCGGCCTGA
- the rplS gene encoding 50S ribosomal protein L19 — translation MSNIIQELEQEQMGREIPEFAAGDTVVVNVKVVEGSRERIQAFEGVVIAKRNRGLHSAFTVRKVSHGEGVERVFQTYSTTIDSIKVKRRGDVRRAKLYYLRERSGKSARIKEKI, via the coding sequence ATGAGTAACATCATCCAGGAACTGGAACAGGAACAGATGGGGCGTGAGATCCCGGAATTCGCCGCGGGTGACACGGTCGTGGTCAATGTGAAGGTGGTCGAGGGCAGCCGCGAGCGTATCCAGGCCTTTGAAGGCGTGGTCATCGCCAAGCGCAACCGCGGCCTGCATTCGGCCTTCACCGTGCGCAAGGTCTCGCACGGCGAGGGTGTGGAGCGCGTGTTCCAGACCTACAGCACCACCATCGACAGCATCAAGGTAAAGCGCCGCGGCGACGTGCGCCGGGCCAAGCTGTACTACCTGCGCGAGCGCTCCGGCAAGTCGGCGCGGATCAAGGAAAAGATCTGA
- the rimM gene encoding ribosome maturation factor RimM (Essential for efficient processing of 16S rRNA): MSRVVLGRVSGLFGVQGWVKVYSHTEPRENIATYRNWHLQCNGEWQSVRVEQGRRHGKGVVVKLAGIEDRDQAAALIGCDIAIERDQLPPLPPGEYYWTDLEGLRVVTLEGTELGRVSHLFATGANDVMAVQGERERLLPFVQPDVIRRVDLEQGLIEVDWDPDF, encoded by the coding sequence GTGAGCAGGGTCGTCCTCGGTCGTGTCAGCGGGTTGTTCGGTGTGCAGGGATGGGTAAAGGTCTATTCGCATACCGAACCGCGGGAGAATATCGCCACCTATCGCAACTGGCATCTGCAGTGCAACGGTGAGTGGCAGAGCGTCCGCGTCGAACAGGGCCGCCGCCACGGCAAGGGTGTGGTGGTCAAGCTGGCCGGGATCGAGGATCGCGACCAGGCGGCGGCGCTGATCGGCTGTGACATCGCCATCGAGCGCGATCAGCTGCCGCCGCTGCCGCCGGGCGAGTATTACTGGACCGACCTGGAAGGACTGCGGGTGGTCACGCTGGAGGGAACCGAACTGGGGCGGGTCAGCCACCTGTTCGCCACCGGTGCCAACGACGTGATGGCGGTGCAGGGTGAGCGCGAACGCCTGCTGCCCTTCGTGCAGCCGGACGTGATCCGCAGGGTGGATCTGGAGCAGGGTCTGATCGAGGTCGACTGGGACCCGGACTTCTAG
- the trmD gene encoding tRNA (guanosine(37)-N1)-methyltransferase TrmD gives MNMLRIDVLTLFPELVQAVVGSGVVRRAAERGLLQLVCWNPRDYTHDRHRTVDDRPYGGGPGMVMLYQPLADALAAARAADPAPGRVVCLSPQGRRLDQAGVEHLGACERLLLVAGRYEGIDERFIEAHVDEEWSIGDYVLSGGELPAMVLIDALTRQLPGALGAEDSAAQDSFMNGLLDCPHYTRPERIGGMAVPEVLLQGNHAAIERWRLQQALGRTWRRRPELLEQRDLTDEQRRLLEAFIEQSGNNDSDAGRGRS, from the coding sequence GTGAACATGCTCCGAATCGACGTCCTCACCCTGTTCCCGGAACTGGTGCAGGCGGTGGTCGGCAGCGGCGTGGTCCGCCGCGCCGCCGAGCGGGGCCTGCTGCAGCTGGTGTGCTGGAATCCGCGCGACTATACGCACGACCGGCACCGCACGGTGGACGACCGGCCCTACGGCGGCGGCCCCGGCATGGTCATGCTGTACCAGCCGCTGGCCGACGCCCTGGCCGCGGCCCGGGCGGCGGACCCGGCTCCGGGGCGGGTGGTGTGTCTCTCGCCTCAGGGCCGGCGGCTGGATCAGGCCGGGGTCGAGCATCTGGGGGCCTGCGAGCGGTTGCTCCTGGTCGCCGGGCGCTACGAGGGCATTGACGAGCGCTTCATCGAGGCGCATGTCGATGAGGAGTGGTCCATCGGCGACTATGTGCTCAGCGGCGGCGAGTTGCCGGCCATGGTGCTGATCGACGCCCTGACCCGACAGCTGCCGGGAGCGCTTGGTGCCGAGGATTCGGCCGCGCAGGACTCGTTCATGAACGGCCTGCTCGACTGCCCGCACTACACCCGCCCCGAGCGGATCGGCGGGATGGCGGTGCCGGAAGTGCTGCTGCAGGGCAATCACGCCGCGATCGAGCGCTGGCGGCTGCAGCAGGCACTGGGCCGCACCTGGCGACGGCGGCCGGAACTGCTGGAACAGCGGGATCTTACGGACGAGCAGCGCAGGCTGCTCGAGGCATTCATCGAACAATCGGGTAACAACGACAGCGACGCTGGTAGGGGAAGGTCATGA
- a CDS encoding MBL fold metallo-hydrolase — MEQAVGLDTMQIRTLGCSGGIGGELRTTCFQVDDDILIDAGTGLGNLSLEEMKAIRHIFLTHSHLDHLAGIPLMVDSIFGDITEPVVVHAAPPTLRALREHIFNWVIWPDFSVLPTAGRPVIRFEEMHPGESVELGGRRIEMIEVNHVVPGVAYCIQKGGRTFAFSGDTTTNDTLWPVLNRQARLDALVVECAFADEDEELAGKAFHYCPRTLIADLAKLEHATRVFITHLKPGAEDRILAQLRRRLPQLDFRRLAGGQLIQL; from the coding sequence ATGGAACAGGCAGTCGGACTGGACACAATGCAGATTCGAACGCTGGGCTGCAGCGGCGGCATCGGCGGCGAGCTGCGCACGACCTGCTTCCAGGTCGATGACGACATCCTCATCGATGCCGGCACCGGCCTGGGCAACCTGTCGCTGGAGGAAATGAAGGCCATCCGCCATATCTTCCTCACCCATTCGCATCTGGATCATCTGGCCGGCATCCCGCTGATGGTGGATTCCATCTTCGGCGATATCACCGAGCCGGTGGTGGTGCATGCCGCGCCGCCCACGCTGAGGGCGCTGCGCGAGCATATCTTCAACTGGGTGATCTGGCCCGATTTCTCCGTCCTGCCCACGGCCGGCCGGCCGGTGATCCGCTTCGAGGAGATGCATCCGGGCGAAAGCGTCGAACTCGGCGGTCGTCGTATCGAGATGATCGAGGTCAACCATGTCGTGCCCGGCGTGGCCTACTGCATTCAGAAGGGCGGACGGACGTTCGCCTTCAGCGGTGATACCACCACCAACGACACCCTGTGGCCGGTACTCAACCGCCAGGCCCGGCTTGATGCGCTGGTGGTGGAATGCGCCTTCGCCGACGAGGACGAGGAGCTCGCGGGCAAGGCCTTCCACTATTGCCCCCGCACCCTGATTGCGGATCTGGCCAAGCTCGAGCACGCCACCCGGGTCTTCATCACCCACCTCAAGCCCGGGGCCGAGGATCGCATTCTGGCCCAGCTCCGGCGCCGGCTGCCGCAACTGGATTTCCGGCGTCTGGCCGGCGGCCAGCTGATCCAGCTATAA
- a CDS encoding PilZ domain-containing protein — protein MQRRRFTRIPFDADARLSAGDRQWPVELLDISLKGALIARPDDWDGRTEGPFRLELRLGEDAVIAMDVSVAHQEEDRLGLRCEDIDLDSITHLRRLVELNLGNPDLLERELASLG, from the coding sequence GTGCAGCGGCGCCGCTTCACCCGCATCCCCTTCGATGCCGATGCCCGCCTGTCCGCCGGCGATCGGCAGTGGCCGGTGGAATTGCTCGACATCTCGCTGAAGGGCGCGCTGATCGCCCGGCCCGATGACTGGGATGGCCGCACCGAAGGGCCGTTCCGGCTGGAGCTCCGGCTGGGCGAGGACGCGGTCATTGCCATGGATGTCAGCGTCGCCCATCAGGAGGAGGACCGACTGGGTCTGCGCTGCGAGGATATCGACCTGGACAGCATCACCCACCTGCGCCGGCTGGTGGAACTCAACCTGGGCAACCCCGACCTGCTGGAGCGCGAACTGGCCAGCCTGGGGTGA
- a CDS encoding HlyC/CorC family transporter, translating into MADIPLSVLLGVLFFLIILSAFFSGSETGLMTLNRYRLRHLARGGNAGARRAQKLLERPDRLIGLILLGNNFVNILASALATVIALRLLGEAGIMVATALLTVVILLFAEVTPKTLAALRPERIAFPAAFVYGPLLRLFYPLVWVINVIANSILRLFGVSPEQAGDTALSSEELRTVVLEAGAMIPKRHQKMLLNLLDLEKITVEDIMVPRNEIDGVDLTESLEEIEDFLSHTQYTRLPVYEESIDHVVGILHMRNVTPLLRAGELSHESIRRIARDPYFIPEGTPLNRQLLNFQREGRRTGLVVDEYGDILGLATLEDILEEIVGEFTTDPYSLYKDITPQDDGSFLVDATAAVRELNRALKMELPTSGPKTLNGLILEHMEDIPEPGTSLLLADYPVEIVQTKDNAVKTVRVFPKLRKPQARH; encoded by the coding sequence TTGGCTGATATTCCCCTTAGCGTCCTGCTGGGAGTCCTGTTTTTCCTGATCATCCTCTCGGCCTTCTTTTCCGGCTCGGAAACCGGCCTGATGACGCTGAACCGCTATCGGCTGCGCCACCTGGCGCGCGGCGGCAATGCCGGGGCCAGACGCGCCCAGAAGCTGCTGGAGCGTCCCGACCGCCTGATCGGCCTGATCCTGCTGGGCAACAACTTCGTCAACATCCTGGCCTCGGCCCTGGCCACGGTGATCGCCCTGCGGCTGCTGGGCGAGGCCGGAATCATGGTGGCCACCGCACTGCTGACCGTCGTGATCCTGCTGTTCGCCGAGGTCACGCCCAAGACCCTGGCGGCCCTGCGACCGGAACGCATCGCCTTTCCCGCCGCCTTCGTCTACGGGCCGCTGCTGCGCCTGTTCTACCCGCTGGTCTGGGTGATCAATGTCATCGCCAACAGCATTCTGCGCCTGTTCGGGGTCTCGCCCGAACAGGCCGGTGACACGGCCCTGTCCAGCGAGGAACTGCGTACCGTGGTGCTGGAGGCCGGCGCCATGATCCCCAAGCGCCACCAGAAGATGCTGCTCAACCTGCTCGACCTGGAAAAGATCACGGTCGAGGACATCATGGTGCCGCGCAACGAGATCGACGGCGTGGACCTGACCGAGAGCCTGGAGGAGATCGAGGATTTCCTCTCCCACACCCAGTACACCCGGCTGCCGGTCTACGAGGAATCCATCGATCACGTGGTCGGCATCCTGCACATGCGTAATGTCACGCCGCTGCTGCGCGCCGGTGAACTCAGCCACGAGAGCATCCGCCGCATTGCCCGCGACCCCTACTTCATCCCCGAGGGCACGCCGCTGAACCGGCAGCTGCTGAACTTCCAGCGCGAGGGCCGGCGCACCGGCCTGGTGGTGGACGAGTACGGCGACATCCTGGGCCTGGCCACGCTCGAGGATATCCTGGAGGAGATCGTCGGCGAGTTCACCACCGATCCCTATTCACTCTACAAGGACATCACCCCGCAGGACGACGGCAGCTTTCTGGTCGACGCCACCGCCGCGGTGCGCGAACTGAACCGGGCCCTGAAGATGGAACTGCCGACCAGCGGCCCGAAGACGCTCAACGGCCTGATCCTGGAACACATGGAGGACATCCCCGAGCCGGGCACCAGCCTGCTGCTCGCGGACTATCCGGTGGAGATCGTCCAGACCAAGGACAATGCGGTGAAGACGGTGCGGGTGTTTCCGAAGCTGCGTAAGCCGCAGGCCCGACACTGA
- the htpG gene encoding molecular chaperone HtpG: MTVAAQKETLEFQTEVRQLLNLMIHSLYSNKEIFLRELISNASDACDKLRFEALGDDALFEGETGLRIRVEYDKEARTVTVSDNGIGMNREEVIENIGTIARSGTRQFLEALSGDKARDANLIGQFGVGFYSAFIVADEVTVTTRRAGLGPEHGVRWVSQGEGEFTIENIDRPSRGTEVTLHLREDEDEFLEPFRLRNIIHKYSDHISLPIEMKAEDKDEYETVNSASALWARPKSEISDEEYKAFYKHVAHDFEDPLTWTHNHVEGRQSYTSLLYIPQRAPFDLYERERRRGIKLYVRRVFIMDDAEQLMPQYLRFVRGVVDSDDLPLNVSREILQHNRMIDTIRGASVKKVLGLLENLAKNEPEQYQAFWQQFGMVMKEGPAEDFANRERIARLLRFASTHNEGAEQTVSLDDYIGRMQEGQEKIYYITAENHTAARHSPHMEVFRKKGIEVLLLSDRVDEWLVSHLAEYDGKPLVSIAKGDLDLDQLEDEQEQEGIKQAEGEYKDILERMQTLLGEEVKEVRLSHRLTDSPSCLVLEENEMAMHLQRVLKQAGHDVPVSQPILEINPNHALVAQLKAEQDEARFGDWTRVLFEQAMLAEGGQLEDPAAFVRRLNGLLLKVAGQ, from the coding sequence ATGACGGTCGCGGCACAGAAGGAAACCCTGGAATTTCAGACCGAGGTTCGCCAACTCCTGAACCTCATGATCCATTCGCTGTACTCGAACAAGGAGATCTTCCTGCGAGAGTTGATCTCCAATGCCTCGGACGCCTGCGACAAGCTGCGCTTCGAGGCCCTGGGCGACGACGCCCTGTTCGAGGGCGAGACCGGACTGCGCATCCGGGTCGAGTATGACAAGGAGGCGCGCACCGTCACCGTCAGCGATAACGGCATCGGCATGAACCGCGAGGAGGTGATCGAGAACATCGGCACCATCGCCAGATCCGGCACCCGCCAGTTCCTCGAGGCCCTGTCCGGCGACAAGGCCAGGGACGCCAACCTGATCGGCCAGTTCGGCGTGGGTTTCTATTCTGCCTTCATCGTCGCCGATGAGGTCACCGTGACCACCCGCCGCGCCGGCCTGGGACCCGAGCACGGCGTGCGCTGGGTCTCGCAGGGCGAGGGCGAGTTCACCATCGAGAACATCGACCGGCCGAGCCGCGGCACCGAGGTCACCCTGCATCTGCGCGAGGACGAGGACGAGTTCCTCGAGCCCTTCCGGCTGCGCAATATCATCCACAAGTACTCGGATCATATCTCGCTGCCCATCGAGATGAAGGCCGAGGACAAGGACGAATACGAGACCGTCAACAGCGCCTCCGCCCTGTGGGCAAGACCGAAGTCCGAGATCAGCGACGAAGAGTACAAGGCGTTCTACAAGCATGTCGCCCACGACTTCGAGGACCCGCTGACCTGGACCCACAATCATGTCGAGGGCAGGCAGAGCTACACCTCGCTGCTGTATATCCCCCAGCGCGCGCCCTTCGATCTGTACGAGCGCGAGCGCCGGCGCGGCATCAAGCTGTATGTGCGCCGGGTGTTCATCATGGACGACGCCGAGCAGCTGATGCCGCAGTATCTGCGTTTCGTGCGCGGCGTGGTCGACTCCGACGATCTGCCGCTCAACGTCTCGCGCGAGATCCTGCAGCACAACCGCATGATCGACACCATCCGCGGCGCCTCGGTGAAGAAGGTGCTGGGGTTACTGGAAAATCTGGCGAAGAACGAGCCGGAGCAGTACCAGGCGTTCTGGCAGCAGTTCGGTATGGTGATGAAGGAAGGCCCGGCCGAGGACTTCGCCAACCGCGAGCGTATCGCCAGGCTGCTGCGCTTCGCCTCCACCCACAACGAGGGCGCCGAGCAGACGGTCTCCCTGGACGATTACATCGGCCGCATGCAGGAAGGCCAGGAGAAGATCTACTACATCACCGCCGAGAACCACACCGCGGCCCGTCACAGCCCGCACATGGAGGTGTTCCGCAAGAAGGGCATCGAGGTGCTGCTGCTGTCCGACCGTGTCGACGAGTGGCTGGTCTCGCATCTGGCCGAGTACGACGGCAAACCGCTGGTCTCCATCGCCAAGGGCGACCTGGACCTGGACCAGCTGGAGGATGAGCAGGAGCAGGAGGGGATCAAACAGGCCGAGGGCGAGTACAAGGACATCCTCGAGCGCATGCAGACGCTGCTGGGCGAGGAGGTCAAGGAGGTCCGCCTCAGCCACCGCCTGACCGATTCCCCCAGCTGCCTGGTGCTGGAGGAGAACGAGATGGCCATGCATCTGCAGCGGGTGCTGAAGCAGGCCGGGCATGATGTGCCGGTGTCCCAGCCCATCCTGGAGATCAATCCGAACCATGCCCTGGTCGCCCAACTGAAGGCCGAGCAGGACGAGGCCCGGTTCGGCGACTGGACCCGGGTGCTGTTCGAACAGGCCATGCTGGCCGAAGGCGGCCAACTCGAGGACCCCGCAGCCTTCGTGCGCCGGCTCAACGGCCTGTTGCTCAAGGTTGCCGGGCAGTGA